The segment CTAAAATCTGTTTCTTTGCTTTTTCCAAATACAAGCATAATCACATAGTCAAGACCGCTTCCAAAATCGGACTTTGGCTTTGCCATTCCATACCAACAGGCTCCTACATTTATGGATGCCATAAATAAATCCATCTGTTCTAACACATAGCCTGCGTTTAATAGATAATTATCCTTATTCTCGCTATAAAATAGCAGAGCATATTCACCATATTTAGCTGTCGTTTCTGATTTTTTTACTATTTCAAATTTAATTTTAATCTCTGGAATAAGCGGAATTACTTTTTCAAACTGGCTTTTTATTAGCTCTAGCTCCTCATCAGATACACTAAGGCTAGAATCAAATTTTCTTATAGATTTTCTTTTGTAAATCATATTGTATAACTCGTCCATCAACACCCCTCCTCATATGCTTAATTATACGCTTGCCATTTTAACTTGAATACAGAATTTTTAAAACTATTATAAAAATAAATCCCTAAATCATAAACGATTTAGGGATTTATAATAGCTGTTGTTTTGGAT is part of the Acetoanaerobium noterae genome and harbors:
- a CDS encoding nitroreductase family protein — translated: MDELYNMIYKRKSIRKFDSSLSVSDEELELIKSQFEKVIPLIPEIKIKFEIVKKSETTAKYGEYALLFYSENKDNYLLNAGYVLEQMDLFMASINVGACWYGMAKPKSDFGSGLDYVIMLVFGKSKETDFRTDFSNCKRKSEAELFSGDFDKEILNLVRYAPSACNSQPWRASFDDNKIKIYRNTKVKSFIPFVKLPYYNSLDMGIFLCYLEIIINKHEYKFERTIINKNEKDSLGWIEIAEYKL